TTTATTCCAAATAAAACTATACAAAAATACAATTGCAATAAAAAATATTAAAAAATATTTAAACAACACATTTAAATATACATAATAATTAACTAATAAAACAAAGGTGAGAGTATGAAAACATTTACAAAAATTGCTAAAATCTATTTTAGCCCATCAAGTACAACAAGGAAAATAGTAGATGAAATAGCCAATAAATTTGAAGGCACACAGGAAGAATACGACTTATTAAATGTAGCTGGTGGAAATTCTCCAAAAGAGTTTGATGATGACACATTAGTAATTGTAGGAATGCCTATTTTTGCAGGAAGACTTCCGAAAACAGCCAGTACAAAATTAATGAACTTTAAAGGAGAAAATATCCCTGCAATAGCTGTCGTAAACTACGGAAACATAAATATCGGAGATGCACTCATTGAGTTAAACGACATATTAAAAGAAAACGGATTTACCATCGTAGGAACCGGTGCAACAGTCAGCCAGCACTCAATAGTAACAGATGTTGCAGCAGACAGACCGGATGAAAAAGATTTGGAAAAGCTTAATGAATTTGTAGAAAAATGCAGGGAAAAATTAGATTCTGAAGAATTTGAAGACATTGAAGTTCCGGGCAATAAACCGTACTGCGAATATAAAAAAGTTCAATTAACTCCAATCTGTGACGAATCATTATGTACATACTGCTATGAGTGTGTTTCATCTTGCCCTGAAGAAGCTATTCCTGATATGGACCCTGGACAGACAGATGCTGATCTTTGCAGTGCATGTACTGCCTGCATATATACATGCCCTGAAGATGCAAGATACTTTACCGGAGACTTATTTGAAAGAATGAAAGAAAGATTCCTAACTAACTTCAACCAAAGAAAAGAAAGTGAATTTTATTTATAGAAAATAGCCATGCTATTTTCTTTTTTAAATTCTGTTTTTTGCAACGCTTCTTACATATTCGTTTTCATCACTTGCAGCAACTTCTTTTAAAACTTTCTTATTTGAAATATTTTTAACAGCCGCTTCACGAATTCTCCAGGAAGGTTCATTTTTAATCAATTCAATTAAAGGCTTTTGTGTTTTTACTTTAGAAACAGCTCTTACAGACAGCTCTTCTGAAATATTGGCTTCATAAACTTTAAGTAAAATATCCTCATCATCTATTTTATTCAAAGCTTTTAGAGAAAATTCAGCATCTTCATTTTCTTTAATTATTTCAATTAATACTTTGATATCATCAATATGAGATAAAGTCTCTTTTCTAACTTCTTCCAGTTTGGCATTGTGTAAAATCTGAATAAATGAAGATTCATTCTCAATATGTTCAATAGCTTCATCAGCAGTCTCTTTAAAAGGAGTGTTTATAGCTATTTCAACAAAGCACTCTTCATCAGCCAAACTGGGATTGTTGATTGCATGTTCTCTTACAAACTGGTCTTCATCTTCAAGAGCTACAGCAACCAGTGTTTCCTGAGAAGTAAGTTTTTTAACGGCACTCTGGCGGGCTAAGCGGTCTGCTTCAGTTTTAGCTATTTTAGTTAAAATCTCTTCATTATCAAGTTTTTTAATAGCTTCTGTTCTAACAACAGTATCATTATCCTCCAAAGCTATTTTTTCAAGCAAATCCTCATTATCCAACCTTTTTACCAAGTCCAGACGAATATCTGCAGTTTGAGAAGTAAGTGCAATTTCCTCCAGCAATTCAGGATTTACAATTTTACTTAAAAGAACATTTCTCACTTTTGTATTTTCCTCATTTTTAGCTATTTCAACCAGTTTGGATTCATCATTGATTTTATTTACAGCAGCTATTCGCACACCGTCATCCCTATCTTCAACAGCTACCTTCTGAAGTACATCCTCATTATAAAAGTTGCCTTTATTGACTGCCATTTTTCTAATTTCATTATCCTTAGCCTCAAATGCAATGCTTTCCAGTATTTCCTGAGTGTCAATTTTTTCCAATGCCAATTTTCTGAATTTCCTGTCAACGGCACTGACAGCTATATCCTTTAAGGTTTCTTCATCCTCTATTTTTTCAAAGATTTCAGTTACATGCTGGTTTTTCTTTTGATTAATAACAATTTCAGCTATTGACTTATTGTTTTCACCTAATCTTTCATAAGCGAAGCTTCTGACATCATAAAACTCGGCATTTTCAGCTGCATCCCATAAAAGGTCTTCATCCTGAATTTTATTTGCAGCTATTAATCTTATAGCTCTGTCAGTTACATGTTTAGCTATATCCAATGCTACATACTGATTTGT
This genomic stretch from Methanobrevibacter smithii ATCC 35061 harbors:
- a CDS encoding 4Fe-4S binding protein, with product MKTFTKIAKIYFSPSSTTRKIVDEIANKFEGTQEEYDLLNVAGGNSPKEFDDDTLVIVGMPIFAGRLPKTASTKLMNFKGENIPAIAVVNYGNINIGDALIELNDILKENGFTIVGTGATVSQHSIVTDVAADRPDEKDLEKLNEFVEKCREKLDSEEFEDIEVPGNKPYCEYKKVQLTPICDESLCTYCYECVSSCPEEAIPDMDPGQTDADLCSACTACIYTCPEDARYFTGDLFERMKERFLTNFNQRKESEFYL